From Pelosinus fermentans DSM 17108, the proteins below share one genomic window:
- a CDS encoding mannitol dehydrogenase family protein: MLVLNKESIKDTSLWEQAGIENLNFNHEKMTALTKENPTWVHFGAGNIFRGFIAMLQQSLLNSGTVDSGIVVVETYDSEIIDKIYAPYDNLGLLAIMNTDGSLDKKIIGSIGESLVGDPSRANDWQRIQTIFSKPSLQVASFTITEKGYSLKNAAGNYSADVREDMKKGPDNPKSVMAKIASLAYTRYQHGELPIAFVSMDNCSHNGDKLYRAVEAICRKWVELGLVEEGFLNYINTPEKVSFPWSMIDKITPRPAESVKNTLNQSGFGSTDILCTTKNTFIAPFVNAEKPQYLVIEDKFPNGRMPLEHVGVIFTDKQTVDRVEKMKVCTCLNPLHTSLAVFGCLLGYTLIADEMKDPNLRKLVEKIGYEEGMPVVVDPQIVDPKAFIKEVIEVRFPNPYIPDTPQRIASDTSQKVGIRFGETIKAYSERVDLDPASLTFIPLVIAGWCRYLMGIDDQDAEMSLSSDPLLSTLKTYISGIKMGNVESVGDSLQPILSNEEIFGVNLYSVGLGEKIEDYFKEMISGPGAVKATLQKYVKN, translated from the coding sequence ATGTTAGTCCTAAACAAAGAAAGTATAAAAGATACCAGCTTATGGGAACAAGCAGGCATAGAAAATTTGAATTTCAATCATGAGAAAATGACCGCTTTGACAAAGGAAAATCCTACATGGGTGCACTTCGGGGCTGGTAATATTTTTAGAGGATTTATTGCCATGCTGCAACAATCACTTTTGAATTCAGGAACAGTAGATTCAGGAATTGTTGTAGTGGAAACCTATGATAGCGAAATTATCGATAAAATATATGCTCCTTATGATAATTTAGGTTTGTTAGCCATTATGAATACCGATGGCAGCTTGGATAAAAAAATTATTGGCAGCATAGGCGAAAGTCTAGTGGGAGACCCCTCAAGAGCAAATGACTGGCAGAGAATACAAACCATCTTTTCGAAACCTTCGCTGCAGGTAGCAAGTTTTACAATCACAGAAAAAGGTTATAGTTTAAAGAATGCAGCAGGAAATTATTCTGCCGATGTACGGGAAGATATGAAGAAGGGGCCGGATAATCCAAAAAGTGTGATGGCTAAAATTGCATCATTAGCTTACACCCGTTATCAACATGGAGAGCTGCCAATTGCTTTTGTTAGTATGGATAACTGCTCCCATAATGGAGATAAACTTTATCGCGCTGTAGAAGCAATTTGTAGAAAATGGGTTGAGCTGGGTTTGGTGGAAGAGGGCTTTTTGAACTACATAAATACTCCGGAAAAAGTATCTTTTCCCTGGAGTATGATTGATAAAATCACACCTCGACCTGCCGAAAGCGTTAAAAACACATTGAATCAAAGTGGTTTTGGAAGTACAGATATTCTTTGTACAACAAAAAACACATTTATCGCTCCTTTTGTGAATGCCGAAAAGCCTCAGTACTTAGTAATAGAAGATAAGTTTCCCAATGGACGTATGCCGTTAGAGCACGTAGGCGTGATCTTTACTGATAAACAGACCGTAGATAGAGTTGAGAAGATGAAGGTGTGTACCTGCTTAAATCCCCTGCATACTTCTCTTGCAGTTTTTGGTTGTTTGTTAGGGTATACATTAATTGCCGATGAGATGAAAGATCCAAATTTAAGAAAATTGGTAGAAAAGATAGGCTACGAGGAAGGTATGCCGGTAGTTGTAGATCCGCAAATTGTGGATCCAAAAGCTTTTATTAAAGAAGTGATTGAAGTAAGGTTTCCTAATCCGTATATCCCCGATACCCCACAACGGATTGCATCCGACACATCGCAAAAAGTAGGAATACGTTTTGGAGAGACAATCAAAGCGTACTCTGAAAGGGTTGATTTGGATCCAGCGAGCCTTACCTTTATTCCTTTGGTAATTGCCGGATGGTGCAGGTATTTGATGGGAATCGATGACCAAGATGCTGAAATGAGTTTAAGTTCTGATCCATTGTTATCTACCTTAAAAACCTATATTTCAGGAATAAAAATGGGGAATGTAGAATCTGTGGGAGATTCTTTGCAGCCGATACTTTCCAATGAAGAAATTTTTGGTGTAAATCTTTATAGCGTTGGCTTGGGAGAAAAGATTGAAGACTATTTTAAAGAAATGATTTCTGGCCCAGGTGCTGTAAAAGCTACCTTACAAAAATATGTAAAGAATTAA
- a CDS encoding GntR family transcriptional regulator, which produces MEVSIIEKNPRESTREYVYRFLKFNIMELKLIPGSALSEKDIAQLLNVSRTPVREAFIQLSQEYLLDILPQKGTYVSLIDIENVEESKFLRETIEKAVMAMACVDFPSDKLFELQSNIALQELCFKEKNYLRFYELDEEMHKIIFVGCKKARIWSMIQQMNTHYNRVRILNIAGGYDALPVLKQHKEILLAIKEKDGELGMKTIDLHLNKVKFDIEDLRRDYKDYFKQ; this is translated from the coding sequence ATGGAAGTAAGTATAATTGAAAAAAATCCGCGGGAATCTACGCGAGAATATGTATATCGATTTTTAAAATTTAATATAATGGAATTGAAATTAATTCCAGGCAGTGCTTTATCGGAAAAAGACATAGCGCAATTGTTAAATGTAAGCAGAACTCCGGTCCGAGAGGCATTTATCCAATTATCTCAGGAATATTTGCTCGATATTTTACCACAAAAAGGAACATATGTATCCCTTATTGATATTGAAAATGTTGAAGAATCCAAGTTTTTACGTGAAACCATTGAGAAGGCAGTCATGGCTATGGCTTGTGTTGATTTTCCAAGTGATAAGCTTTTTGAACTTCAATCCAATATTGCTTTGCAAGAATTATGCTTTAAGGAAAAAAACTATTTGCGGTTTTATGAACTAGATGAAGAAATGCATAAAATTATCTTTGTAGGCTGCAAAAAGGCACGGATTTGGTCCATGATTCAGCAGATGAATACACATTATAATCGAGTTCGAATATTGAATATAGCTGGCGGATATGATGCTCTGCCTGTCTTAAAGCAACATAAAGAAATTCTTCTTGCTATTAAGGAAAAAGATGGAGAACTGGGAATGAAGACGATTGATCTTCATTTAAATAAGGTGAAGTTTGATATTGAGGATCTGCGGAGGGATTATAAGGATTACTTTAAACAATAA
- the uxuA gene encoding mannonate dehydratase: protein MIMSFRWYGTENDSISLQNIRQIPGMKGVVGALFDVPVGEVWPLDKILALKKEIEDQGLLLETIESVNVHEDIKLGLSSRDQYIENYIISLKNLGQAGVKVVCYNFMPVFDWTRTDLAKVLPDGSTALDFDVRLIQGKDPQKMVEEMQANSNGFELPGWEDWRLKELKHLFDLYKDIDEERLFGHLEYFLKAVVPAAEEYGIKMAIHPDDPPFPVFGLPRIVTSKKNLKRIVDMVDSPSNGLTICSGSLGANLENNIPDIIRYFGDRVAFGHVRNVQVHEPGIFNETAHKADEGSIDMYEVMKAFHDIGFTGPIRPDHGRMIWDEKGRPGYGLYDRALGANYLCGLWDAIVRSAGK, encoded by the coding sequence ATGATTATGTCATTTCGTTGGTACGGCACAGAAAATGATTCCATATCCTTACAAAATATCCGGCAAATTCCTGGAATGAAAGGAGTAGTAGGAGCATTATTTGATGTTCCAGTTGGTGAAGTTTGGCCATTAGATAAAATCCTTGCATTGAAGAAGGAGATCGAAGATCAGGGATTATTACTGGAAACGATTGAAAGTGTTAATGTTCATGAAGATATTAAGTTGGGACTTTCATCACGAGATCAGTATATTGAAAATTACATCATATCGTTGAAAAATCTAGGGCAAGCTGGAGTAAAGGTGGTTTGTTACAACTTTATGCCAGTATTTGATTGGACACGAACCGATTTAGCCAAAGTGCTGCCAGATGGTTCAACTGCTTTGGATTTTGATGTTCGATTGATTCAAGGCAAAGATCCGCAAAAAATGGTAGAAGAAATGCAGGCAAATTCCAATGGATTTGAGCTTCCGGGCTGGGAAGACTGGCGCTTAAAAGAATTAAAACATCTTTTTGATTTATATAAAGATATTGATGAAGAAAGGCTATTTGGTCATTTAGAGTATTTCTTGAAAGCAGTAGTACCTGCCGCAGAGGAATATGGCATCAAAATGGCAATCCATCCGGATGATCCACCCTTCCCGGTATTTGGGCTTCCCAGGATTGTAACTTCCAAGAAAAATTTGAAAAGAATTGTTGATATGGTCGACAGCCCTAGCAATGGCTTGACCATATGCAGCGGATCATTGGGAGCAAATCTGGAGAATAATATACCGGACATTATTCGTTACTTTGGTGATCGCGTTGCTTTTGGACATGTGCGTAACGTACAGGTTCATGAACCTGGAATCTTTAATGAGACGGCTCATAAAGCGGATGAAGGTTCTATTGACATGTATGAAGTTATGAAGGCATTCCACGATATTGGTTTTACAGGGCCGATAAGACCTGACCATGGGCGAATGATCTGGGATGAAAAAGGCAGACCGGGTTACGGCTTATATGATAGAGCCTTAGGGGCCAATTATTTGTGTGGCCTTTGGGATGCTATTGTGAGAAGTGCGGGTAAGTAA
- a CDS encoding Bcr/CflA family multidrug efflux MFS transporter, protein MNCTLQDQENIIKDKGKSSVLWIAFLLGALASFGPLSIDMYLPALPNLVTELNSSTSLAQLSLTSCLLGIALGQLFVGPFSDVFGRRGPLLIGLCIYVVSSLLCMFATTIWTFITMRFIQGVAGSAGIVISRAIVRDLYSGSEMTRFFSLLMLVNGVAPILAPILGGQVLQVASWRGIFLVLFAVGVVMLFAVFLGLRETLPLSRRSKGGLRNTILTFRELIKNRTFMGYALAQGFVMAGMFAYISGSPFILQNIFGVSPQMFSLLFGINSIGIIIAGQITGRLAGRIPEKKLLITGLTLSFAGGVLLLIMILIGGGLYSILLPLFVVVSSVGIVGTSSFSLAMQDQAKAAGSASALIGVLSFVFGGLMAPLVGISGSHTAIPMGITIAVAETAAVLSYFFLVRRA, encoded by the coding sequence ATGAATTGTACCTTGCAAGATCAAGAAAATATAATAAAGGATAAGGGAAAATCCTCTGTCTTATGGATTGCGTTTCTCTTAGGAGCATTGGCTTCTTTTGGACCCTTATCCATTGATATGTATTTGCCTGCATTGCCGAATCTGGTCACTGAGCTAAATTCCAGTACCTCTTTAGCGCAGCTGAGTTTGACATCGTGTCTGCTGGGTATTGCCTTAGGGCAATTATTTGTGGGACCTTTCAGTGATGTATTTGGACGTAGGGGACCTTTATTAATCGGATTATGTATTTATGTTGTCTCGTCCTTATTATGTATGTTTGCCACTACAATTTGGACATTTATCACAATGCGCTTTATTCAAGGGGTAGCGGGATCAGCAGGAATTGTTATCTCGCGAGCAATTGTAAGGGATCTTTATTCAGGTTCGGAAATGACGAGGTTTTTTTCCCTGCTAATGTTAGTAAATGGAGTAGCCCCCATTCTGGCACCGATATTAGGCGGGCAGGTTTTGCAGGTTGCCTCTTGGCGAGGTATTTTTTTAGTACTGTTTGCTGTTGGAGTGGTCATGTTATTTGCCGTATTTTTGGGTCTGCGGGAAACGCTGCCTCTTAGCCGCCGCTCAAAGGGCGGTTTAAGAAATACGATACTTACTTTTCGTGAATTAATAAAAAATCGAACTTTTATGGGTTATGCACTAGCACAAGGTTTTGTAATGGCTGGCATGTTTGCTTATATCTCTGGTTCTCCTTTTATCCTGCAAAACATTTTTGGTGTTTCACCGCAGATGTTTAGTTTGCTTTTTGGGATTAACAGCATTGGCATCATTATTGCCGGACAAATTACAGGACGACTTGCAGGGCGAATTCCTGAAAAGAAACTTTTGATTACTGGGCTGACTCTTTCTTTTGCAGGCGGGGTTTTGCTGCTGATTATGATTCTAATTGGGGGAGGACTTTACTCCATCTTGCTGCCATTATTTGTGGTGGTTTCCAGTGTCGGGATTGTTGGCACCAGTAGTTTTTCCTTAGCCATGCAGGATCAAGCAAAAGCGGCAGGCAGTGCATCAGCTCTTATTGGAGTGTTGTCTTTTGTCTTTGGAGGGCTGATGGCACCTCTTGTTGGCATTAGCGGAAGTCATACTGCTATCCCTATGGGAATTACCATTGCGGTTGCTGAAACCGCTGCAGTATTATCCTATTTCTTTTTAGTCAGGCGTGCATAG
- a CDS encoding MFS transporter translates to MFKKYRWNIVLMLFLGNALNYVDRTAMSVALPILNKRFELTPFESGLILSSFFVGYALFNFVGGYLSDKVGPKKVMGSAMVVWSLFCGLTAGAYNFVSLLIVRLFFGFGEGPITATTNKTMNNWIPVKERATAVGICNGGAPVGGALSAPIVAFASLAWGWEATFIILGVIGFIWALVWWKVSADKPEDHPMVSKEEVAEINAGRIEIASTEPTASAQVKVSLLSIIKQKRIFALLLGMFGYNYTLFFFLTWFPTYLVDARHLSIKEMGFAAMIPWIAGAIGQLLGSIIIDYIYRKTGKLLFSRKVVLVTCLMLAALCVGLTGFVNDVVSAVSLMTVGICFLYLQATTYWAIIQDIVPRDRVGGTSGFIHAMANVSGILGPSITGWLVQTTGQYTSAFVLAASLAMIGALAVAFFVNGPKVPKNQEVIV, encoded by the coding sequence ATGTTTAAAAAGTATCGGTGGAACATTGTACTCATGCTATTTCTAGGTAATGCTCTAAACTATGTTGATAGAACAGCCATGTCAGTTGCCTTACCAATATTGAATAAACGATTTGAATTGACACCTTTTGAATCAGGGTTGATTTTGAGTAGTTTTTTTGTAGGTTATGCCCTTTTTAATTTCGTAGGCGGTTATCTTTCAGATAAAGTGGGACCCAAGAAAGTTATGGGATCAGCCATGGTTGTTTGGTCACTTTTTTGTGGACTAACAGCAGGAGCATATAATTTTGTGTCATTGCTTATCGTCCGACTTTTCTTTGGCTTTGGTGAAGGACCAATTACCGCCACCACAAATAAGACTATGAACAATTGGATACCTGTCAAAGAAAGGGCGACTGCAGTTGGGATTTGTAATGGGGGTGCTCCCGTTGGCGGAGCGTTATCTGCTCCAATTGTCGCATTTGCCTCTTTGGCGTGGGGGTGGGAAGCAACTTTCATTATTTTAGGGGTAATTGGTTTCATATGGGCGTTAGTATGGTGGAAGGTAAGTGCTGATAAGCCAGAAGACCATCCCATGGTATCTAAGGAAGAAGTAGCAGAAATAAATGCAGGCAGGATTGAAATAGCAAGTACTGAGCCAACTGCTTCAGCTCAAGTTAAAGTTTCACTGCTGTCGATTATTAAGCAAAAGAGGATATTTGCTTTGTTGTTGGGAATGTTTGGATATAATTATACGCTATTCTTTTTTCTTACATGGTTTCCTACCTATCTAGTAGATGCAAGGCATCTGAGTATTAAGGAAATGGGCTTTGCTGCGATGATTCCATGGATAGCGGGAGCTATCGGCCAACTTCTTGGCAGTATTATTATTGACTATATATACAGGAAGACAGGAAAATTGCTCTTTTCCAGAAAAGTCGTTTTAGTGACTTGTCTGATGCTAGCTGCGCTATGTGTTGGCTTAACCGGTTTTGTTAATGATGTGGTGTCGGCGGTTTCTCTAATGACCGTAGGTATTTGCTTTTTATATTTACAGGCTACAACGTATTGGGCTATTATCCAAGATATTGTGCCAAGGGATAGAGTTGGCGGAACCAGCGGATTTATTCATGCAATGGCCAATGTTTCCGGAATCTTGGGACCATCAATAACGGGATGGCTGGTACAAACAACTGGTCAATATACATCTGCATTTGTGTTGGCAGCAAGTCTGGCTATGATAGGCGCATTAGCTGTTGCTTTCTTCGTAAATGGACCTAAAGTTCCTAAGAATCAGGAAGTAATTGTATAA
- a CDS encoding sugar kinase, with the protein MPAVITIGESMVLMIAEQSGPLEFVTSFTRKVAGAESNVAIGLSRLGHQAGWISSIGDDPFGTYIRKNIRGEGVDTELITVSPNYRTGMMLKEQSDIGDPKIYYYRENSAASHMNPSALIDSYFDNAKILHITGIFPMLSPECQETAFAAIALAKEKGLLISFDPNIRKQLWRGEESRRILLEIAQQADIILPGIQEAELLVGSLEWKDISTAFHSKGIRFVIMKDGAVGAYYSMKMADDEIIDGYEKGFEVKRVVDTVGAGDGFAVGVLSGILEGLPLNESVRRGNAIGSLAVMVKGDSDGYPTRKELDEYLSR; encoded by the coding sequence ATGCCAGCAGTAATAACGATTGGTGAGAGCATGGTTCTAATGATTGCAGAGCAAAGCGGGCCGCTAGAATTTGTAACCAGTTTTACCCGTAAAGTTGCCGGCGCAGAATCGAATGTAGCCATTGGCTTATCCCGTTTAGGCCATCAGGCCGGATGGATTAGTTCCATTGGTGATGACCCCTTTGGTACATATATACGGAAGAACATTCGTGGTGAGGGCGTAGATACTGAACTTATTACGGTATCTCCAAACTATCGAACAGGTATGATGTTAAAAGAGCAAAGTGACATAGGTGATCCTAAAATTTATTATTATCGGGAAAACTCAGCTGCTAGCCATATGAATCCATCAGCCTTAATTGATAGTTATTTTGATAATGCAAAAATACTCCATATTACAGGTATCTTTCCTATGCTGAGTCCAGAATGTCAGGAAACAGCATTTGCTGCAATTGCCCTTGCCAAGGAGAAAGGGTTACTTATATCCTTCGATCCTAACATACGCAAACAACTTTGGAGGGGTGAGGAGTCAAGGCGCATACTATTAGAGATTGCGCAGCAAGCCGATATTATACTGCCTGGAATCCAGGAAGCGGAGCTATTAGTAGGGAGCTTGGAGTGGAAGGATATTTCAACAGCTTTCCATTCCAAAGGAATTCGCTTTGTCATTATGAAAGACGGCGCAGTAGGAGCATATTACTCAATGAAAATGGCAGATGATGAGATAATTGATGGGTATGAAAAGGGATTCGAAGTCAAACGTGTTGTAGATACTGTTGGTGCTGGTGACGGATTTGCAGTCGGTGTACTTTCCGGGATTCTTGAGGGACTACCTCTAAACGAATCTGTTCGCCGCGGAAATGCAATTGGTTCACTTGCTGTTATGGTAAAAGGCGATTCTGATGGCTATCCCACACGTAAAGAACTTGACGAATATCTTAGCAGGTAA
- the uxaC gene encoding glucuronate isomerase, producing MNGFMDENYLLETKTAKKLYFEYAKDMPIFDYHCHLPVQEIADDKKFENITQLWLSGDHYKWRALRANGISEEYITGNKSDYEKFKKWAETVPYTIGNPLFQWTYFELRHYFGIQNQLTLETADAIWNKCNDMLQQEDFSARNLIKRSNVKALCTTDDPVDTLEYHKRIKADETFDVKVLPTFRPDMALEVGHEKFRNWLNKLGNITGIAIETFEDYLAALKRRIQDFHEVGCRLSDHGLPEHFYREANLAEIHNIFDKRFDKQAISIEEQVKFRSAILIFLGKEYARHGWAMQIHLGAIRNTNTRMLRSIGINTGFDTIADYNIADELSLFLDALDTVQLLPKTILYCLNPRDNYMLAAMAGNFQSDIPGKVQFGSAWWFNDHEEGMIDQMKALSSIGLFSRFVGMLTDSRSFISYTRHEYFRRIVCNLVGNWVEQGSYYQDFDFLGKMIKGICFNNIKDYLNVEVE from the coding sequence ATGAATGGATTTATGGATGAAAATTATCTTTTGGAGACAAAAACGGCTAAAAAATTATATTTTGAGTATGCAAAAGATATGCCTATTTTTGATTATCATTGCCATCTCCCTGTTCAAGAAATTGCAGATGACAAAAAGTTTGAGAATATAACACAGCTCTGGCTCAGTGGGGATCATTACAAATGGAGAGCATTAAGAGCTAACGGCATATCGGAAGAGTATATTACAGGCAATAAAAGTGATTATGAGAAGTTTAAAAAATGGGCTGAAACAGTTCCCTATACTATAGGAAATCCTTTATTCCAATGGACATATTTTGAGCTTCGACACTATTTTGGAATTCAGAATCAGCTAACCCTGGAAACTGCAGATGCAATCTGGAATAAATGTAATGATATGCTCCAGCAAGAAGATTTTTCAGCAAGAAATCTGATCAAACGGTCCAATGTCAAAGCCCTTTGTACAACGGATGATCCGGTAGATACCTTAGAGTATCATAAGAGGATAAAGGCGGATGAAACATTTGACGTAAAAGTTCTTCCAACATTTAGGCCTGATATGGCTTTAGAAGTTGGTCATGAGAAATTCCGTAACTGGCTGAATAAATTGGGGAATATTACTGGCATTGCCATTGAAACATTTGAGGATTATCTTGCGGCATTAAAACGTAGGATACAGGATTTTCACGAAGTTGGCTGCCGTTTATCTGATCATGGGTTACCGGAACATTTTTATAGGGAAGCCAATCTCGCTGAGATACATAACATATTTGATAAACGTTTTGATAAGCAAGCGATATCGATTGAAGAACAAGTTAAATTTCGTTCGGCAATTTTAATTTTTTTGGGAAAAGAATATGCACGGCATGGCTGGGCTATGCAAATCCACCTTGGAGCAATACGTAATACAAACACTAGAATGTTACGTTCAATTGGCATTAATACTGGCTTTGATACGATAGCAGATTATAATATTGCCGATGAATTATCTCTTTTCTTGGATGCACTAGATACAGTACAGTTACTTCCTAAAACAATCTTGTATTGTTTGAATCCTAGAGATAATTATATGCTGGCAGCGATGGCGGGAAATTTCCAAAGTGATATACCGGGGAAAGTTCAATTTGGATCGGCATGGTGGTTTAATGACCATGAAGAAGGTATGATCGACCAAATGAAGGCTCTGTCAAGCATTGGATTATTTTCCCGGTTCGTTGGGATGCTAACTGATTCCAGAAGTTTTATTTCTTACACAAGGCATGAATATTTTAGACGAATTGTATGTAATCTTGTAGGAAACTGGGTAGAGCAAGGCAGCTATTATCAAGATTTTGATTTCTTAGGTAAAATGATAAAAGGTATATGTTTTAATAATATTAAAGATTATTTGAATGTTGAAGTAGAGTAA